In Malus sylvestris chromosome 16, drMalSylv7.2, whole genome shotgun sequence, the following are encoded in one genomic region:
- the LOC126607243 gene encoding cleavage and polyadenylation specificity factor subunit 3-II, translating into MAIDSLVLGAGQEVGKSCVVVTINGKRIMFDCGMHMGYLDHRRYPDFSRIPKSQNESNFDHSITCIIITHFHLDHVGALPYFTEVCGYQGPIYMTYPTKALSPIMLEDYRKVMVERRGEEEQFSSHHIAECMKKVIPVDLKQTVQVDKDLQIRAYYAGHVLGAAMFYAKVGDATMVYTGDYNMTPDRHLGAAQIDRLNLDLLISESTYATTIRDSKYAREREFLRAVHKCVAAGGKVLIPTFALGRAQELCILLEDYWERMNLKVPIYFSAGLTLQANMYYKMLISWTSQKVKETYSTHNAFDFKNAHKFDRSMMHAPGPCVLFATPGMISGGFSLEVFKHWAPSAMNLVTLPGYCVAGTIGHKLMSGKPTKIDLDKDTQIDVRCQIHQLSFSPHTDAKGIMDLVKFLSPKHVILVHGEKPRMAILKGKIQSELGIQCYDPANNETVSVPSTHYAKAVASDTFIQSCSNPNFKFSKRSSEDEHGLSLGTRNSTPGLQVSDERAAEGVLVMEKSKKTKVVHQEELMLMLGEKKHQVQFAYCCLVQTGNLKEAKSTSGNDDQLCKSERGSRLLRRLSAKLSNEFSEGNIQDFEDHLEVASFRASVCLKENCPHRLLDGHGVRNKSEEAVYFCCSWAMADEKLAWQVISICQNFSMHEQNKGASTL; encoded by the exons ATGGCCATCGACTCTCTCGTCCTCG GCGCCGGGCAAGAGGTCGGTAAGAGCTGCGTGGTGGTGACAATCAATGGGAAGCGAATCATGTTCGACTGCGGAATGCACATGGGCTATCTCGACCACCGCCGCTACCCCGATTTCTCTCGCATTCCCAAATCGCAGAACGAGTCGAACTTCGATCACTCCATTACTTGCATCATCATCACCCACTT TCACTTAGATCACGTTGGGGCTCTTCCTTACTTCACCGAGGTCTGCGGTTATCAGGGTCCAATTTACATGACG TATCCGACAAAGGCACTGTCTCCTATAATGTTGGAGGACTATCGAAAAGTGATGGTGGAGCGAAGGGGTGAGGAAGAGCAGTTTTCGTCTCATCACATTGCCGAGTGCATGAAGAAAG TAATACCTGTGGATCTGAAGCAGACAGTGCAGGTTGATAAAGACCTTCAAATCCGTGCATACTATGCAGGACAT GTTCTTGGAGCGGCAATGTTTTACGCAAAGGTGGGAGACGCCACTATGGTGTACACAGGAGACTATAATATGACACCAGATAGGCATCTTGGAGCAGCTCAAATTGACCGACTAAATTTGGACCTTCTTATTTCAGA ATCCACTTATGCAACAACCATTCGCGATTCAAAATATGCCCGGGAAAGAGAATTTCTCAGAGCT GTTCATAAATGTGTTGCTGCCGGTGGAAAAGTTCTAATTCCAACTTTTGCTCTTGGAAGAGCTCAG GAACTCTGTATCTTGTTGGAAGATTACTGGGAGCGCATGAATCTAAAGGTTCCTATTTACTTCTCAGCAG GTTTGACCCTTCAAGCCAATATGTACTATAAGATGCTTATCAGTTGGACCAGTCAGAAAGTCAAAGAAACGTACTCCACGCATAATGCCTTTGATTTTAAGAACG CTCACAAGTTCGACCGTTCGATGATGCATGCTCCTGGACCCTGTGTTCTGTTTGCCACACCAGGGATGATCAGTGGTGGCTTTTCACTTGAGGTTTTCAAGCACTGGGCTCCTTCGGCGATGAATCTTGTTACACTGCCCGG gtATTGCGTGGCTGGAACCATAGGGCATAAATTGATGTCGGGAAAACCCACCAAAATTGATCTGGACAAGGACACACAAATTGATGTTCGATGCCAG ATTCATCAGTTGTCTTTCAGTCCTCACACAGACGCCAAAGGAATTATGGATCTTGTAAAATTTCTCTCCCCTAAGCACGTCATACTTGTTCATGGCGAGAAGCCGAGGATGGCGATTCTAAAAGGAAAAATCCAGTCGGAGCTGGGAATTCAGTGTTACGACCCTGCAAACAATGAGACCGTGTCAGTCCCATCAACCCACTACGCGAAAGCAGTAGCTTCCGACACGTTCATCCAAAGCTGTTCGAATCCAAACTTCAAGTTCTCGAAAAGAAGTTCAGAAGATGAACATGGTTTGAGTTTGGGAACCAGAAATTCGACTCCAGGACTGCAAGTAAGCGATGAGAGGGCAGCAGAAGGGGTTTTGGTTATGGAGAAAAGCAAAAAAACCAAGGTAGTACACCAAGAGGAGCTTATGCTTATGTTAGGAGAGAAAAAGCACCAAGTACAATTTGCTTATTGCTGCCTTGTTCAGACTGGCAACTTGAAAGAGGCCAAAAGCACTTCTGGAAACGACGATCAGCTTTGCAAATCTGAGAGAGGCTCTCGGCTTCTCCGCAGATTATCTGCGAAACTTTCAAATGAGTTTTCTGAGGGGAACATCCAAGACTTTGAGGATCACCTTGAAGTGGCATCGTTTCGCGCATCCGTTTGCTTGAAGGAAAACTGCCCTCACAGATTACTGGATGGCCATGGCGTTCGGAATAAATCTGAAGAAGCAGTTTATTTCTGCTGCAGTTGGGCAATGGCAGATGAGAAGCTTGCATGGCAAGTCATTTCAATCTGTCAAAACTTCTCCATGCATGAGCAAAACAAGGGGGCTTCTACCCTGTAG
- the LOC126607249 gene encoding E3 ubiquitin protein ligase RIE1-like encodes MASESSAAAAAEAESRAPLLVSRQGSSGRESSDLGSPTARSAMLAMLLGRATGRRGPSMLVRETAARELDERRADWGYSKPVVALDMMWNTAFVVVSVVMLFWTKDERPNTPIRLWICGYVLQCIVHVVLVWVEYRRRNNIARRLSRRNQEAQQEEHQVDIDAVDTDDEEAAGELANFTRSSVSKRCETVNTMVSFLWWIVGFYWVVSGGEVLLQNAPHLYWLAVVFLAFDVFFAIFCVVLACLIGVALCCCLPCIIAILYAVAGQEGASESDLSILPKYRFRVSSEEKPSVGAGKMIPVETSSGYLAVERVLLSEDAECCICLSPYEDGTELHTLPCNHHFHATCIVKWLKMNATCPLCKFNILKGNEPV; translated from the exons ATGGCGTCGGAATCTTCAGCTGCGGCGGCGGCGGAAGCCGAGTCACGTGCGCCGCTTCTTGTTTCGCGCCAGGGGAGCAGCGGCCGCGAGTCGTCCGACCTCGGCTCCCCGACCGCTCGGTCCGCCATGCTGGCGATGCTGCTGGGGCGGGCTACCGGGCGCAGGGGGCCGTCGATGCTAGTGCGGGAGACGGCGGCGCGGGAGCTGGACGAGCGGCGCGCCGACTGGGGGTACTCGAAGCCGGTCGTGGCTCTCGACATGATGTGGAACACGGCGTTCGTGGTGGTGTCCGTGGTGATGCTGTTTTGGACGAAGGACGAGCGGCCTAACACGCCGATCCGGCTGTGGATCTGCGGGTATGTGCTGCAGTGTATTGTGCACGTGGTGCTGGTGTGGGTGGAGTACCGGAGGAGGAATAATATTGCTCGGAGGCTTAGTAGGAGGAACCAGGAGGCCCAGCAGGAGGAGCACCAGGTCGATATCGATGCTGTTGATACCGACGATGAAGAAGCAGCCGGGGAATTGGCGAATTTCACTCGCTCCAG CGTCTCTAAACGATGCGAAACAGTGAATACAATGGTGTCATTTCTCTGGTGGATAGTTGGTTTCTATTGGGTAGTCTCTGGTGGTGAAGTTCTTCTGCAAAATGCTCCACATTTGTACTG GTTGGCTGTGGTTTTTCTGGCATTTGATGTCTTTTTTGCCATCTTCTGTGTTGTCCTGGCATGTTTGATTGGAGTTGCTCTTTGTTGCTGTTTGCCATGCATCATTGCAATTCTTTACGCCGTTGCAGGACAG GAAGGTGCGTCCGAATCAGATCTCAGTATTCTGCCAAAATACAGGTTTCGAGTGAGCAGTGAGGAAAAACCTAGTGTTGGAGCTGGGAAAATGATTCCGGTAGAAACAAGCAGTGGGTACCTAGCAGTTGAGCGTGTTCTTTTATCTGAGGATGCG GAGTGTTGTATATGTCTCAGCCCGTATGAGGATGGGACAGAGCTTCATACGCTTCCCTGTAACCATCATTTCCACGCGACGTGCATTGTGAAATGGCTTAAAATGAATGCAACATGTCCTCTCTGCAAGTTCAACATTCTCAAGGGAAATGAACCGGTTTAA